The Sorangiineae bacterium MSr11367 genome window below encodes:
- a CDS encoding aminotransferase class V-fold PLP-dependent enzyme, producing MSKPLDVDFVRKQFPAFDESSLKGQAFFENAGGSYACAQVIRRLDTYYRRLKVQPYYPFRASTEAGAWMDTAYARLAEYLGVETDEVYLGPSTSQNTYVLAQAFREILKPGDEIVVTNQDHEANGGVWRRLAASGITVKEWRVDAESGALDPSQLDGLLTEKTRLVAFPHCSNVVAYVNPVAEITAKAHAVGAVTVVDGVSWAPHGLPDVKELGADVYVFSLYKVYGPHQGAMVVRHALAERLGNEGHYFNAPYPRKRLLPAGPDHAQVAAVRGVAEYFDALDAHHGGGPGAARPQRVRELLRNAELALLPKVLDHLASRRDVRLLGSADAHQRASTVAFVPRQRDPQDVVVKLAERGIMAGFGHFYALRLLEALGAPGGAVRLSFVHYTSADEISQLLDAIDAALA from the coding sequence ATGAGCAAGCCCCTCGATGTCGACTTCGTACGGAAGCAGTTCCCCGCGTTCGACGAATCTTCGCTGAAAGGCCAAGCATTTTTCGAGAATGCGGGCGGGTCGTATGCGTGTGCGCAGGTGATACGGCGTCTCGATACGTATTATCGGCGGCTCAAGGTGCAACCGTATTACCCGTTTCGGGCGTCCACCGAGGCCGGCGCGTGGATGGATACCGCCTATGCACGATTGGCAGAATACTTGGGCGTGGAGACGGACGAGGTCTACCTAGGGCCGTCGACGTCTCAGAATACGTACGTACTCGCACAGGCCTTTCGCGAAATCTTGAAGCCGGGGGACGAGATCGTGGTGACCAACCAGGATCACGAGGCCAACGGCGGCGTGTGGCGACGGCTTGCCGCGAGTGGGATCACCGTCAAAGAGTGGCGCGTGGATGCCGAGAGCGGTGCGCTCGATCCGTCGCAGCTCGATGGGCTGCTCACCGAGAAAACGCGGCTCGTCGCCTTTCCGCATTGCTCCAACGTCGTTGCGTACGTGAACCCCGTGGCGGAGATCACGGCGAAGGCGCATGCGGTGGGCGCCGTGACGGTCGTCGATGGTGTGTCGTGGGCGCCCCACGGATTGCCCGACGTGAAGGAGCTCGGTGCGGATGTGTACGTGTTCTCGCTGTACAAGGTATATGGCCCACACCAGGGGGCCATGGTGGTGCGGCACGCGCTGGCGGAGCGGCTGGGCAACGAGGGGCACTATTTCAATGCGCCGTACCCGCGAAAGCGGCTCCTGCCGGCCGGACCCGATCACGCGCAGGTCGCCGCCGTGCGGGGCGTGGCGGAGTATTTCGATGCGCTCGATGCGCACCACGGCGGTGGCCCGGGGGCGGCGCGTCCGCAACGTGTGCGAGAGCTCCTGCGGAACGCCGAACTCGCGCTGTTGCCCAAGGTGCTCGATCACCTGGCATCGCGACGCGATGTGCGCCTCCTTGGCAGCGCCGATGCGCACCAGCGCGCGAGCACGGTCGCCTTCGTGCCCCGTCAACGCGATCCGCAGGACGTGGTGGTCAAACTCGCCGAGCGCGGCATCATGGCGGGCTTCGGCCATTTCTACGCGCTGCGCTTGCTCGAAGCGCTGGGTGCACCCGGCGGGGCGGTGAGGCTCTCGTTCGTCCACTACACCTCGGCCGACGAGATCTCCCAGCTTCTCGATGCGATCGATGCCGCGCTGGCGTAA
- a CDS encoding Flp family type IVb pilin has protein sequence MNKDIMKLVKDEKGATAIEYGLLLVAILLIVAGAYKKLGKAVKGAANDAKGEF, from the coding sequence ATGAACAAAGACATCATGAAGCTGGTCAAGGACGAGAAGGGTGCAACCGCGATCGAATACGGTCTCCTCCTCGTGGCGATTCTCCTGATCGTTGCCGGCGCGTACAAGAAGCTCGGCAAGGCCGTCAAGGGCGCGGCGAACGACGCCAAGGGCGAGTTCTGA